From the Acidobacteriota bacterium genome, one window contains:
- a CDS encoding carbamoyltransferase, with protein MTAILGISAFYHDSAAALVRDGEIVAAAQEERFSRKKHDASFPAQAIEYCLEEAGLTPGELDYVGFYDKPLMKFERLLETYLAYAPRGFSSFVKAMPVWLREKLHLPGQMTRGLGGAYRKRFVFTEHHESHAASAFFPSPFRNAAILTVDGVGEWATAAYGTGKDNRIRLTHELRFPHSPGLLYSAFTYFCGFRVNSGEYKLMGLAPYGEPRYMDLILRRIIDLKEDGSFRMDMSYFNYCQGLTMTSRKFERLFGGAPRQPETPLTQREMDLAASIQRVMEEILLRMARHVHARTGQPNLCLAGGVALNCVANGRILREGPFREIWVQPAAGDAGGALGTALFIWHQLLGNRRRAQTPDGQEGSLLGPSYAETEIRSFLDSAGADYEQIDDPEELVRRVARVMADQKVVGWMQGRMEFGPRALGCRSILGDARSSRMQSVMNLKIKFRESFRPFAPSVMREHVDEYFQMRPEEDSPYMLLVAPVQDSKRVASDGKAQLTGLDKLSAARSVVPAITHVDHSARVQTVDSERHGAYYRLLREFDRLTGCPVVINTSFNVRGEPIVCSPEQAYRCFMSTNMDVLVMENFILLKDRQPRAREYEVGAYLAQFELD; from the coding sequence GAAGCCGGTCTCACGCCGGGCGAGCTTGATTACGTGGGCTTCTACGACAAGCCCTTGATGAAGTTCGAAAGGCTGCTGGAGACCTACCTCGCCTATGCGCCCAGGGGATTCTCCTCGTTCGTGAAGGCGATGCCGGTCTGGCTCCGGGAGAAGCTTCATCTCCCGGGACAGATGACCCGGGGGCTCGGCGGGGCCTACCGCAAGCGGTTCGTCTTCACCGAGCATCACGAGTCCCACGCGGCCAGCGCCTTCTTTCCCTCACCCTTCCGGAACGCCGCAATCCTGACCGTGGACGGGGTGGGGGAGTGGGCCACCGCCGCCTACGGCACCGGAAAGGATAACCGGATCCGGCTGACCCACGAGCTTCGCTTTCCCCATTCTCCGGGTCTTCTCTATTCCGCTTTCACCTATTTTTGCGGGTTCCGGGTGAACTCGGGGGAGTACAAGCTCATGGGGTTGGCGCCCTACGGCGAGCCCCGGTACATGGACCTGATTCTCCGGCGGATCATCGACCTGAAGGAGGACGGCTCCTTCCGCATGGACATGTCCTATTTCAATTACTGCCAGGGCCTGACCATGACCTCCCGCAAGTTCGAGCGGCTCTTCGGCGGAGCGCCCCGTCAGCCCGAGACGCCGCTGACGCAGCGGGAGATGGACCTGGCCGCCTCCATCCAGCGGGTCATGGAGGAGATCCTGCTGCGAATGGCCCGGCACGTCCACGCCCGGACCGGGCAGCCGAACCTCTGTCTGGCCGGCGGAGTCGCCCTCAATTGCGTGGCGAACGGACGGATACTGCGGGAAGGACCCTTCCGGGAGATCTGGGTCCAGCCCGCGGCCGGAGACGCCGGCGGCGCCCTGGGAACGGCCCTCTTCATCTGGCACCAGTTGCTGGGCAACCGTCGCCGTGCGCAGACGCCCGACGGCCAGGAAGGCTCGCTTCTGGGCCCCTCATATGCAGAGACGGAGATCCGATCCTTCCTGGACTCGGCGGGCGCCGACTACGAGCAGATCGACGATCCCGAAGAGCTGGTGCGGCGGGTGGCCCGGGTCATGGCTGACCAGAAGGTTGTGGGGTGGATGCAGGGGCGCATGGAATTCGGGCCCCGGGCCCTGGGATGCCGGAGCATCCTGGGAGACGCCAGAAGCAGCCGAATGCAGTCGGTGATGAACCTCAAGATCAAGTTTCGGGAGTCCTTCCGGCCCTTTGCGCCGTCGGTCATGCGGGAGCATGTGGACGAGTATTTCCAGATGCGGCCCGAAGAAGACAGTCCCTACATGCTATTGGTGGCTCCGGTGCAGGATTCCAAGAGAGTGGCCTCGGACGGAAAGGCGCAGTTGACCGGATTGGACAAGCTCAGCGCCGCCCGCTCCGTCGTCCCGGCCATCACCCACGTGGACCACTCGGCCCGTGTTCAGACCGTCGACTCGGAGAGGCACGGAGCCTACTACCGGCTGCTGCGGGAATTCGACCGGCTGACCGGATGTCCCGTGGTCATCAACACCAGTTTCAACGTCCGGGGCGAGCCCATCGTCTGTTCGCCGGAGCAGGCCTACCGCTGTTTCATGTCCACCAACATGGACGTGCTGGTCATGGAGAATTTCATCCTGCTCAAGGACCGGCAGCCTCGGGCGCGCGAATACGAAGTCGGCGCCTACTTGGCCCAGTTCGAACTGGACTAG
- a CDS encoding PIN domain-containing protein has product MNRRYLLDTGTLLGFVREAPWAIRARQIFDLGNRETMVFTSIICRGELLALAEKNGWGKNKRLRLEQVLEAFPTVDISNRRILSAYALIDAWTHGKSVAAPAQTPPPRPAIPLTQNDLWIAATAHETGATLLSTDKDFDHLNRIWIRFAYVDQRQ; this is encoded by the coding sequence ATGAATCGACGGTACCTGTTGGATACGGGCACGTTGCTGGGTTTCGTTCGAGAAGCGCCATGGGCAATCCGGGCTCGTCAGATATTCGATCTGGGGAACAGGGAGACGATGGTTTTTACTTCCATCATCTGTCGGGGCGAGCTTCTTGCGCTGGCCGAAAAGAATGGCTGGGGCAAGAACAAACGGCTTCGACTGGAGCAAGTTTTGGAGGCTTTTCCTACGGTCGACATTAGCAACAGGCGAATTTTGAGTGCGTATGCCCTGATTGACGCCTGGACCCATGGGAAATCTGTGGCCGCTCCCGCGCAGACCCCTCCTCCACGACCGGCTATCCCATTGACACAAAACGATCTCTGGATTGCAGCGACTGCGCACGAAACCGGGGCGACGCTCCTGTCAACCGACAAAGACTTCGACCACCTGAACCGAATTTGGATTAGATTCGCCTACGTCGATCAGCGCCAATAA
- a CDS encoding mannonate dehydratase, with translation MKVNRRNFVRTAAAAGVIHKAGMERTVSAGSETRRMRVTAFPRAVGRDPSPLSKAALRHMRQMGIRDIRIASRWLPGYVRDGEIDLDELLRVKRRAEGVGIKINAIYLRKVDTANLLLGRPGWKQELEKISRTIENMGKAGIPILEHSLLLSRVTRDVFKLPLPGYRHVLEGRGGYRMYRFDGTGTEEHGRPAGSISSDQLWERITRFQEHCIPVASEARVHVACHPDDPPSARYWGVSQVLNSKEGLDRLINIVPSRYNGILLCLGTMQESGADVIDLIRYFGGQKKIFDIDFRAVRGTVPNYDEVFLDEGDLDMWKVVQVLRDVGYEWTLEPDHVPGFTAEKKGDLISYAWAIAYIKALIAAAYGERV, from the coding sequence ATGAAAGTCAACAGAAGGAACTTCGTCCGAACGGCTGCGGCTGCGGGGGTAATTCATAAAGCGGGAATGGAGCGAACCGTGTCCGCCGGTTCTGAGACCCGGCGCATGCGGGTCACCGCCTTTCCGCGCGCCGTCGGGAGGGACCCTTCGCCTCTGTCCAAGGCGGCCCTGCGCCACATGCGGCAGATGGGAATCCGGGATATCCGAATCGCCTCCAGGTGGCTGCCCGGCTACGTGCGGGACGGTGAAATAGACTTGGACGAGCTGCTGCGGGTCAAGCGGCGCGCCGAGGGTGTGGGAATCAAGATCAACGCCATCTATCTCCGCAAGGTGGACACCGCCAACCTGCTCCTGGGCCGTCCCGGATGGAAGCAGGAACTGGAGAAGATCTCCCGGACCATCGAGAACATGGGGAAAGCGGGGATTCCGATTCTGGAACACAGCCTCCTGCTCTCCCGGGTCACCCGGGACGTCTTCAAGCTTCCGCTGCCCGGTTACCGGCACGTTCTTGAGGGCCGGGGCGGGTACCGGATGTACCGGTTCGACGGGACGGGAACCGAGGAGCACGGCCGGCCGGCCGGCTCCATCTCCTCCGACCAGTTGTGGGAGCGGATCACCCGCTTTCAGGAACACTGCATCCCGGTGGCGTCCGAAGCCCGGGTCCACGTGGCCTGCCATCCCGACGACCCGCCGTCGGCCCGCTACTGGGGAGTCTCCCAGGTCCTCAACAGCAAGGAGGGCCTGGACCGGCTCATCAACATCGTTCCCAGCAGATACAACGGCATCCTCCTCTGCCTGGGGACGATGCAGGAGTCCGGAGCCGACGTCATCGACCTGATCCGCTATTTCGGGGGCCAGAAGAAGATCTTCGACATCGATTTCCGAGCCGTCCGCGGGACCGTACCCAACTACGACGAGGTCTTCCTGGACGAAGGGGATCTGGACATGTGGAAGGTGGTCCAGGTGCTCCGGGACGTGGGCTACGAGTGGACGCTGGAGCCGGACCACGTCCCCGGTTTCACGGCCGAAAAGAAGGGCGACCTGATCTCCTATGCCTGGGCCATCGCCTACATCAAGGCTCTGATCGCCGCCGCCTACGGCGAGAGGGTGTGA
- a CDS encoding DUF1080 domain-containing protein, giving the protein MASELPSFTDPAEAGPDFQVQGEYAGNVGSDFPVGVQVIALGNREFQGVVYTGGLPGAGWDESTVSHIGGRTREDGRTIFHGIHGERLNFGSSNFRGFIRDGVFTGEAHNFHGRADSVGFRLKKVLRKSPTLGAEPPAGAIVLFDGTGVQEWKEGRLVENGLLDVGTTSKRKFGSVRIHLEFRCPFMPTARGMKRGNSGVYVKREWEVQIVDSFGWHHENRKFERLSKFGRAGGIHEMVGPRINMSFPPLSWQTYDIEFTLARFDTAGEKVSPATMTVRHNGVLIHDQVVLPRLPPESDGLKFKEGEPGPIYLQDHGNPVRYRNIWVVEKD; this is encoded by the coding sequence ATGGCGTCGGAGCTCCCCTCGTTCACGGATCCGGCCGAGGCGGGACCTGACTTCCAGGTTCAGGGGGAATACGCCGGCAACGTGGGCTCCGACTTTCCCGTCGGGGTTCAGGTGATCGCCCTGGGGAACCGCGAGTTCCAGGGGGTGGTCTATACCGGGGGTCTTCCGGGGGCGGGCTGGGACGAGAGCACCGTCTCCCACATCGGGGGCAGGACCCGGGAGGACGGCCGGACCATTTTCCACGGCATTCACGGCGAACGGCTCAACTTCGGCAGTTCCAACTTCCGGGGCTTTATCCGGGACGGTGTCTTCACCGGCGAGGCCCACAACTTTCACGGCCGGGCGGACAGTGTTGGATTCCGTCTGAAGAAGGTGCTTCGCAAATCCCCGACGCTAGGCGCCGAGCCGCCCGCCGGAGCCATCGTGCTGTTCGACGGGACCGGCGTCCAGGAGTGGAAAGAGGGCCGCCTCGTCGAAAACGGCCTGCTGGACGTGGGCACCACTTCCAAGCGGAAGTTCGGAAGCGTCCGGATCCACCTGGAGTTCCGCTGCCCCTTCATGCCGACGGCGCGGGGCATGAAGCGGGGCAACAGCGGCGTCTACGTCAAGCGGGAATGGGAGGTGCAGATCGTCGATTCCTTCGGCTGGCACCACGAAAACCGCAAGTTCGAGCGCCTGTCCAAATTCGGAAGGGCCGGAGGCATCCACGAAATGGTGGGGCCCCGGATCAACATGTCGTTCCCGCCGCTCTCGTGGCAGACCTACGACATCGAATTCACCCTGGCCAGGTTCGACACAGCGGGGGAAAAGGTCTCCCCGGCGACGATGACGGTCCGGCACAACGGAGTGTTGATCCACGACCAGGTCGTCCTGCCGCGGCTGCCACCCGAATCGGACGGACTCAAATTCAAGGAAGGCGAACCGGGCCCCATCTATTTGCAGGACCACGGCAACCCGGTGCGTTATCGAAACATCTGGGTCGTGGAAAAGGATTGA
- a CDS encoding VOC family protein, giving the protein MDNLDALSAPNDNCREQEDASMAVNPIPDGFHTVTPYMVVADVDEFLDFLKAAFGATETESVPGQDGKTGHAEARIGDSYVMMGRAQDQFTALPCMLYLYVPDTDATYAQALAAGAKSRQEPADMFYGDRNAIVQDPDGNIWCIATHQEDLTPEELAERAKESMR; this is encoded by the coding sequence TTGGATAACCTCGATGCCCTGTCAGCGCCCAACGACAACTGCCGTGAACAGGAGGACGCTTCCATGGCCGTGAATCCGATCCCCGATGGCTTCCACACGGTGACGCCGTACATGGTCGTCGCCGATGTCGACGAGTTTCTCGATTTCCTCAAGGCGGCTTTCGGCGCTACTGAGACGGAGAGTGTCCCCGGTCAGGACGGGAAGACGGGGCACGCGGAGGCGCGCATCGGCGATTCGTACGTGATGATGGGCCGGGCGCAGGACCAGTTCACAGCGCTTCCCTGCATGCTCTACCTCTACGTGCCCGACACCGACGCCACCTACGCCCAGGCGTTGGCGGCCGGGGCGAAGTCCAGGCAGGAGCCGGCGGACATGTTCTACGGAGACCGCAACGCCATCGTCCAGGACCCGGACGGAAACATTTGGTGCATCGCCACTCACCAGGAGGATCTGACTCCGGAGGAGTTGGCCGAGCGGGCCAAGGAGTCCATGCGGTGA
- a CDS encoding TonB-dependent receptor, which yields MILLLLICAFWTAESAESQSQVAVLEGTVRKLGGGPLAEVEIQARRIETNELFVRGSDTAGVYGWDGLPVGDYEVLVSRDGFDSQRRVGVRLQVGQRVRLDFRLRRTQPGEDSKVSEDLSQLTVERDDVGQLIDRKQLRNMPTKERNFRDLVSLAPGAVSQGTRRIQVLGMSWRDNLTYFDGTLITGGDGSSSLTPSSEAIREFDVKTGLYSAQYGIRSGGQVLLVTRHGGNRFHGGLFWFHRNDNLDARNYFEQRKAEFKRNQMGGTLGGPLILPGLNRDRDRAWFFLSYLHYTIRETLPLTAVVPTPEEREGRFSGSILDPLNGKPFPGNRIPAHRIDPVARQLLSFYPLPNTAGPLNFTSPDSKRPHDNRQLIARVDLRTSSSSSWAFRFSGDRRPYFRAGVFSVFSTRMPLKTYSQAITSTRRLSAGSVNYFGLHWYRRPYTAVVARPKTDAVRRLGIPQLLETEIDRDGIPLVSIQGYTGFGDLQRIGPVNIGNWQVKDDLTLQRGHHSIQMGVEFRQNYNLFGLQGRSQIDFYDRYTGNGFADFLLGYPSRTLLGGEERRGNYHQNSIYSYLQDRWRITPDLSLTLGLRHEWRYPWRDKRGFMGNFDPVSGELIPPLLDLDLAPWETGRFRPNYPLVEWRPWEGLLPRLAMALRLGRSSVLHLGLGLYSNETDLSMIQGMGKNPRPGSRLLIFNGPLESPGLSFSDPFPAALASSAVPILTGHETPTALPRTRTWGLSLQHRWTPELILDVGYQNSRTGGRLETVSFNDAAPGSGDRQSRRPFPELQTVLFTGAFADAWYHSSFLQLEKRPGPDGLRLQGAFSWSSLMDTGGGDQGNQSNLLLRSINLSPELNRGVANSQIKKRLLLSGSYDLPFGPRRQFVRTGWAGRILGGWSLHGISTFQDGPWFTVYLPGDPLDTGSQYSQWPDRIREANLPSSQRHPQRWFDTSAFVRPKGFRYGNGGRNTVEGPGVINLDVSLRRVLQVRDEETLEVRLEAFNSLNRANFNPRARDGITQFGTPEFGVVGRALAGRQLQLALKYSF from the coding sequence TTGATTCTGCTGCTCCTCATCTGCGCCTTCTGGACGGCTGAATCGGCTGAATCCCAAAGTCAGGTTGCGGTGTTGGAGGGGACCGTCCGGAAACTCGGCGGCGGTCCTCTGGCGGAGGTCGAGATCCAGGCCCGCAGGATCGAAACCAACGAGCTCTTCGTCCGCGGATCCGACACTGCCGGCGTCTACGGTTGGGATGGGCTCCCGGTGGGAGACTACGAAGTCCTGGTTTCCAGGGACGGCTTTGATTCCCAGCGCAGAGTGGGTGTCCGACTCCAGGTCGGGCAACGAGTTCGGCTCGACTTCCGCCTCCGCCGCACGCAGCCGGGAGAGGACTCCAAGGTATCGGAGGACCTCTCCCAACTCACCGTCGAGCGGGACGATGTGGGACAGCTCATAGATCGCAAGCAACTGCGCAACATGCCCACCAAGGAACGCAACTTCCGGGATCTGGTCTCGCTGGCTCCGGGGGCAGTCTCCCAGGGGACGCGTCGCATTCAGGTCCTGGGGATGAGCTGGCGGGACAATCTGACCTATTTCGACGGGACCCTGATCACCGGTGGTGACGGATCCAGCAGCCTGACTCCCTCGTCGGAAGCGATCCGGGAATTCGACGTCAAGACCGGCCTCTATTCGGCGCAGTACGGCATTCGCTCCGGCGGGCAGGTGTTGCTGGTGACCCGGCACGGCGGAAACCGCTTCCATGGCGGCCTCTTCTGGTTTCACCGCAACGACAATCTGGACGCGAGAAACTACTTCGAGCAGCGGAAGGCGGAATTCAAGCGGAACCAGATGGGGGGCACTCTGGGAGGTCCCCTGATCCTGCCCGGTCTGAACCGGGACCGGGACCGCGCCTGGTTCTTTCTCTCCTATTTGCACTACACCATCCGGGAGACCCTTCCCTTGACGGCCGTGGTGCCCACGCCGGAAGAGCGTGAAGGTAGGTTCTCCGGCTCCATTCTGGATCCGTTGAACGGGAAACCGTTCCCCGGGAATCGGATACCGGCCCATCGAATCGACCCGGTGGCCCGCCAACTGCTCAGCTTCTACCCCTTGCCCAACACGGCGGGGCCGCTCAACTTCACGAGCCCCGATTCCAAGCGGCCGCACGACAATCGCCAACTCATCGCCCGCGTCGACCTGCGGACCTCTTCATCCAGCAGTTGGGCATTCCGTTTCTCCGGTGATCGACGGCCCTACTTCCGGGCCGGGGTTTTCAGCGTGTTCTCAACCCGGATGCCCCTCAAGACCTACAGCCAAGCCATCACCAGCACCCGGAGGCTCTCCGCAGGTTCGGTCAACTATTTCGGCCTGCACTGGTACCGGCGACCCTACACGGCCGTGGTGGCCCGGCCCAAGACCGACGCCGTGCGGCGGTTGGGAATCCCTCAACTGCTGGAGACGGAGATCGACCGGGACGGCATTCCCCTGGTGTCGATCCAGGGATATACGGGCTTCGGGGACCTCCAGCGGATCGGACCCGTCAACATCGGCAACTGGCAGGTGAAGGACGATCTGACGCTTCAGCGCGGACACCACTCGATCCAGATGGGCGTGGAATTTCGCCAGAATTACAACTTATTCGGGCTACAGGGACGGTCCCAAATAGATTTCTACGATCGCTACACCGGAAACGGGTTTGCCGACTTCCTGTTGGGTTACCCTTCCAGGACCCTGTTGGGAGGCGAGGAACGCCGGGGCAACTATCATCAGAACAGCATCTACAGCTACCTCCAGGACCGCTGGCGCATCACGCCCGATCTCTCTCTGACCCTGGGCCTCCGGCACGAGTGGAGATACCCGTGGCGGGACAAGCGGGGATTCATGGGCAACTTCGATCCCGTCTCAGGAGAACTGATTCCTCCTCTCCTGGACCTGGATCTGGCGCCGTGGGAAACGGGCCGTTTCCGCCCCAATTATCCGCTGGTCGAATGGCGGCCCTGGGAGGGCCTGCTGCCCCGGCTGGCAATGGCTCTCCGGCTGGGACGGTCCTCGGTGCTCCATCTGGGACTCGGGCTCTATTCCAATGAGACCGATCTCTCGATGATTCAGGGAATGGGGAAGAACCCCCGGCCCGGATCCCGGCTTCTGATCTTCAACGGCCCGCTGGAGAGTCCCGGGTTGTCCTTCTCCGATCCCTTTCCCGCCGCGTTGGCCAGTTCAGCCGTTCCCATCCTGACGGGGCACGAGACACCCACGGCGTTGCCCCGGACCCGCACCTGGGGACTGTCGCTGCAACACCGATGGACCCCCGAGCTGATACTGGACGTGGGCTACCAGAACTCGCGAACCGGCGGCCGGTTGGAAACGGTCTCCTTCAACGACGCGGCGCCCGGCAGCGGTGACCGGCAGTCCAGGCGTCCCTTTCCCGAGCTGCAAACGGTCCTGTTCACGGGAGCCTTCGCCGACGCCTGGTATCACAGCTCCTTTCTCCAGTTGGAAAAGAGGCCGGGCCCCGACGGGCTCAGATTGCAGGGGGCATTTTCCTGGTCGAGCCTGATGGACACGGGGGGAGGGGACCAGGGGAACCAGAGCAACCTCCTGCTGCGGTCCATCAACCTGTCGCCGGAACTGAATCGAGGGGTGGCGAACTCCCAGATCAAGAAGCGTCTCCTCTTATCCGGCAGTTACGACCTCCCCTTCGGTCCCAGGAGGCAATTCGTGCGGACCGGATGGGCGGGACGAATCCTGGGCGGCTGGTCGCTCCATGGCATCTCCACCTTCCAGGACGGGCCCTGGTTCACCGTCTATCTGCCCGGCGATCCGCTCGACACCGGGTCGCAATACTCCCAGTGGCCCGATCGCATCCGCGAAGCCAATCTGCCGTCGTCGCAGAGGCACCCCCAGCGCTGGTTCGACACCTCCGCCTTCGTCCGGCCGAAAGGATTTCGCTACGGAAACGGGGGGCGCAACACCGTCGAAGGCCCCGGGGTCATCAATCTCGACGTATCCCTTCGCCGTGTCTTACAGGTTCGCGACGAAGAGACACTCGAGGTGAGGCTGGAGGCGTTCAACAGCCTCAACCGCGCCAACTTCAATCCCCGGGCACGGGATGGGATCACCCAGTTCGGAACTCCCGAATTCGGTGTCGTCGGCCGCGCCCTTGCAGGACGCCAACTTCAACTGGCGCTCAAGTACTCTTTTTGA
- a CDS encoding SxtJ family membrane protein, protein MAIIEINKQPSNRELRHFAAIGLPIFCAVLGAWRVYGSGEWTLAGAVWALGVLGAVVGLLKPAWVRPIYVGWMYAVFPIGWTISHLILAVIYFLVLTPIGLVVRWFRPDPLGLNLDRKRDTYWVSHDPGHDPKRYFRQF, encoded by the coding sequence GTGGCCATCATCGAGATCAACAAGCAGCCTTCGAACCGTGAGCTCCGCCATTTCGCCGCCATTGGATTGCCCATTTTCTGCGCCGTCCTGGGAGCCTGGAGGGTCTACGGTTCCGGCGAATGGACCCTGGCTGGAGCCGTCTGGGCCCTGGGTGTCCTGGGCGCCGTCGTCGGATTGCTGAAGCCGGCCTGGGTGCGGCCCATCTACGTGGGCTGGATGTACGCCGTCTTCCCCATCGGGTGGACCATCTCGCACCTGATCCTGGCCGTCATCTATTTCCTCGTCCTCACTCCCATCGGACTCGTGGTACGCTGGTTCCGGCCCGACCCGCTGGGGTTGAACCTGGACCGGAAGCGGGACACCTATTGGGTTTCCCACGACCCCGGCCACGATCCGAAGCGTTACTTTCGACAGTTCTGA
- a CDS encoding DUF5989 family protein, protein MVREFWDFLRHNKKWWLTPIIVVLLLLGVLIVLSGSAAAPFIYTLF, encoded by the coding sequence ATCGTCCGGGAATTCTGGGACTTCCTGCGCCACAACAAGAAGTGGTGGCTGACCCCAATCATCGTCGTGCTGTTGCTGTTGGGGGTTCTGATCGTGCTGTCGGGTTCGGCGGCGGCGCCATTCATCTACACTCTTTTCTAA
- a CDS encoding TIM barrel protein, which translates to MNNYPKLHNAGWPGVVGKGPDAEEPFIDLDTMLDWTAAAEVDGLRFDGVDLFLSAPHVDIDSTDDDLKRLAEKVQALGLVIGSVVAPVWPPTGGGSAMGDEADRGRFLSMVEKACAIARRLRELEVRPYGVVRIDSSVDPGTWAADPEANTRRIADTFREACSRAGDQGELLAAEGEVCWGGMHSWKEMLKLLELVDRPEILGFQADMAHTLLYLLGVNAASDAILPADFDWQDQETFGQAYRTLTDSLRPWTIDFHVAQNDATVKGSGSHDKTGRHCLPADPGGKLDIVRAAGHWLRDSDGEVTRACRHICWDGCMFPNRIMSDPGTWNQILSSMIQVRDAHGWEE; encoded by the coding sequence ATGAACAACTATCCGAAGCTTCACAATGCCGGCTGGCCGGGAGTCGTGGGGAAGGGACCGGATGCCGAGGAGCCCTTCATTGATCTGGACACCATGCTGGACTGGACGGCGGCAGCCGAGGTGGACGGCCTCCGGTTCGACGGGGTCGACCTCTTCCTGAGCGCTCCCCACGTGGACATCGACTCCACCGACGACGATCTGAAGAGACTGGCCGAGAAGGTCCAGGCGCTGGGTCTGGTCATCGGAAGCGTGGTGGCCCCCGTGTGGCCTCCCACCGGCGGCGGATCGGCCATGGGAGACGAGGCCGACCGGGGCCGGTTCCTGAGCATGGTCGAAAAGGCCTGCGCCATTGCCCGGCGGCTCCGGGAGTTGGAAGTGCGTCCCTACGGCGTGGTCCGCATCGATTCCTCGGTGGACCCCGGGACCTGGGCGGCCGACCCGGAGGCCAACACCAGGCGCATCGCCGACACCTTTCGGGAAGCGTGCTCCCGGGCCGGGGACCAGGGCGAGCTCCTGGCGGCCGAGGGAGAGGTCTGCTGGGGCGGCATGCACAGTTGGAAGGAGATGCTGAAGCTCCTGGAACTGGTCGACCGGCCGGAAATTCTTGGCTTTCAGGCGGACATGGCTCACACGTTGCTCTATCTTCTGGGCGTCAACGCGGCAAGCGACGCGATCCTGCCGGCGGACTTCGATTGGCAGGACCAGGAGACGTTCGGGCAGGCCTACCGGACCCTGACCGACAGCCTCAGGCCCTGGACCATCGATTTCCACGTGGCCCAGAACGACGCCACGGTCAAGGGTTCCGGCTCCCACGACAAGACGGGCCGCCACTGTCTGCCCGCCGATCCCGGCGGCAAGCTGGACATCGTCCGGGCGGCCGGACACTGGCTTCGGGACTCCGATGGGGAAGTCACACGAGCTTGCCGGCACATCTGTTGGGACGGCTGCATGTTCCCCAATCGGATCATGTCGGACCCTGGAACCTGGAACCAGATTCTCTCCAGCATGATCCAGGTTCGCGATGCCCACGGTTGGGAGGAGTGA
- a CDS encoding cysteine synthase family protein — translation MARNESLLPSAVEAIGRTPLVELSRIASGVQGRILAKLDHLNPGFSKKDRIARQIIEDAEAGGEIRPGQTVIELTSGNTGTGLAIVCGLKGYPFVAVMSKGNSGERARMMGSLGAEVVLVDQLPDSVPGQVSGGDLELVEQATRELVRERRAFRADQFLHRGNFRAHYLHTGPEFLVQSDHSIQAFCDFVGSGGTFAGCAAAFKEYDPGIRCYVVEPHGAAVLAGEEAAHPGHRIQGGGYSMADLACIDGAHVDGYLQVTDDEAGGMARRLAREEGIFAGFSSGANLAGALQLLNGPCAGRTVAIMICDSGLKYLSTDLWEDEQ, via the coding sequence ATGGCTCGAAACGAGTCCCTTCTGCCCTCCGCCGTAGAGGCCATCGGCCGGACTCCGCTGGTCGAGCTCTCCCGGATCGCCAGCGGCGTGCAGGGCCGGATCCTGGCGAAGCTGGATCACCTCAATCCGGGTTTTTCCAAGAAGGACCGGATCGCGCGGCAGATCATCGAAGATGCCGAAGCCGGCGGCGAGATCCGCCCGGGACAGACGGTGATCGAGCTCACCAGCGGGAACACCGGGACCGGTCTGGCCATCGTCTGCGGCCTCAAGGGCTATCCCTTCGTGGCGGTCATGTCCAAGGGCAACTCGGGAGAGCGGGCGCGCATGATGGGGTCGCTGGGGGCGGAAGTGGTCCTGGTGGACCAGCTTCCCGATTCGGTTCCGGGACAGGTGTCGGGGGGAGATCTGGAGCTGGTGGAGCAGGCGACGCGGGAACTCGTGCGGGAGCGCCGCGCGTTTCGCGCCGATCAGTTCCTGCACCGGGGCAATTTCCGGGCCCACTACCTGCATACCGGTCCCGAGTTTCTGGTGCAGTCGGACCATTCGATCCAGGCCTTCTGCGACTTCGTGGGGAGCGGAGGCACTTTTGCCGGCTGTGCGGCGGCGTTCAAGGAGTACGATCCCGGGATCCGGTGCTACGTGGTGGAGCCGCATGGGGCCGCGGTCCTCGCCGGGGAGGAGGCCGCCCATCCCGGCCACAGGATTCAGGGAGGCGGCTACTCCATGGCCGACCTGGCCTGCATCGATGGCGCCCACGTGGACGGTTATCTGCAGGTCACGGACGACGAGGCGGGCGGGATGGCTCGCCGCCTGGCCCGGGAGGAAGGCATCTTCGCCGGTTTCTCCAGCGGCGCCAACCTGGCCGGCGCGCTGCAGCTCCTGAACGGGCCTTGCGCCGGGAGGACGGTGGCCATCATGATCTGTGATTCGGGATTGAAATACCTGAGCACGGATCTCTGGGAAGATGAGCAATAA